The proteins below come from a single Drosophila miranda strain MSH22 chromosome Y unlocalized genomic scaffold, D.miranda_PacBio2.1 Contig_Y1_pilon, whole genome shotgun sequence genomic window:
- the LOC117192026 gene encoding larval cuticle protein III/IV-like isoform X2, which produces MFKILLVCALAALVAANENAEVKELVNVVNPDGFKTVVSLSDGSASQASGDVHGNIDGVFEWVSPEGVHVRVAYKADENGYQPTSDLLPVAPPIPEAILKSLAWIQAHPSKE; this is translated from the exons ATGTTCAAGATC CTGCTTGTCTGCGCCCTTGCCGCCCTTGTGGCCGCCAACGAGAATGCCGAGGTCAAGGAGCTGGTCAATGTGGTGAATCCCGATGGCTTCAAGACAGTGGTTTCCCTGAGCGACGGCTCTGCCTCCCAGGCCAGCGGCGATGTGCACGGCAACATTGATGGCGTCTTCGAGTGGGTCTCCCCCGAGGGTGTCCACGTTCGCGTCGCCTACAAGGCCGATGAGAATGGCTACCAGCCCACTAGCGATCTTCTGCCCGTCGCCCCACCAATCCCAGAGGCCATCCTGAAGTCTCTGGCCTGGATCCAGGCCCACCCCAGCAAGGAATAG
- the LOC117192025 gene encoding larval cuticle protein 2-like gives MGFAVLGLAAAVAPVSRSDDVHAEVKVLSSDVRADGFDTDLVIDNSIQQAASGDIHGNAHGSFSWISPEGEHVDIKYVADENGYQPQGSVLPTPPPIPEAIVRALAWLEAHPQAPEHGAHH, from the coding sequence ATGGGCTTCGCAGTTTTGGGACTGGCAGCCGCCGTTGCTCCCGTTTCCCGCTCGGACGATGTCCACGCCGAGGTCAAGGTCCTCAGCTCGGACGTTCGGGCCGATGGCTTCGACACCGATCTCGTGATTGATAACAGCATTCAGCAAGCCGCCAGCGGTGACATCCATGGAAATGCCCACGGTAGCTTCAGCTGGATCTCGCCCGAGGGCGAGCACGTTGATATCAAGTATGTGGCCGATGAGAACGGCTACCAGCCCCAGGGTTCCGTGCTACCCACGCCACCACCAATTCCGGAGGCTATTGTCCGTGCCCTTGCCTGGCTGGAGGCTCACCCCCAAGCTCCGGAGCACGGAGCTCATCATTAA
- the LOC117192026 gene encoding uncharacterized protein LOC117192026 isoform X3, with translation MFKILLVCALAALVAANENAECQGAGQCGESRWLQDSGVPERRLCLPGQRRCAFRNFGISLVAAA, from the exons ATGTTCAAGATC CTGCTTGTCTGCGCCCTTGCCGCCCTTGTGGCCGCTAACGAGAATGCCGAGTGTCAAGGAGCTGGTCAATGTGGTGAATCCCGATGGCTTCAAGACAGTGGTGTCCCTGAGCGACGGCTCTGCCTCCCAGGCCAGCGGCGATGTGCATTTCGGAATTTCGGAATTTCCTTAGTTGCTGCTGCTTAG